From Bacteroidota bacterium, one genomic window encodes:
- a CDS encoding gliding motility-associated C-terminal domain-containing protein has product MKNRFLFAFLFAFSAVAFAQHQSAYSTYIMDTGDTMTVSNNPTPAANNNNPNQPLACASTNNLILPYNTNNGQRGIMFDITALSNITINCFDVNMATGTTNVEIYYKVGTHVGFTTTPGAWTLIGSASVAGLGTNLATYVPVSVNVAVTAGCTVAFYITRTTAGGPIVNYTNGTAVGFVFASNADLQVKDGTGKDYPFAASFTPRRFNGTIYYTLNSAASGGTITGPLTLCAGATASYTYNGNGWTSFAWTVPAGTTITSGQGTATITIVAGSTPGNICCTPSSACGPGPQTCIAVTLAPSPTSTQTSTNVSCNGGNNGSATITPNPAGAYTYVWSPNVSVAQTASSLPAGTYTVTASNSGGCTTTQTITITQPTPITTTASHVDLQCNSVNNGSATVNPSGGAGGYTYSWSPAGGNSATASNLSAQNYTCTITDASGCAITQTFTITSPSAMTLTTSATPSVCGSPNGTATVNAAGGAGGYTYSWSPTGGNGATASGLNGGSYVVTVTDANGCISTATVNVVGASTPTVTVTASANILCNGNSTGSATVTPSGGNGPYTYSWSPSGGTNATANNLSAGSYTCTLTDANGCTSTDSVTLTEPPLLTASLTSVDILCNGGNSGSATVTAAGGNPAYIYSWSPSGGNAASANNLSAQSYTCTLTDANGCSTTSSVTITEPTALTTTASQIDELCSGGNTGSATVNPSGGVPGYIYSWSPSGGNAATAPNLTAQSYTCTITDANGCIITQTFTITAPATVVASSGALTNVFCNGQSTGVINVNQAGGVGPYSYTWTPNVSASNSASNIAAGSYQVMVTDANGCSSTVTIVITEPPVLTVQTTVAPTAICSGQNAVLTANSGGGVPAYTVNWSPGNLSGSSQNITPATTTTYTAVVTDANGCTASNSVTITVNPVPVANFTSDVVAGCVPVCVNFSDQSTIANPGVISAWTWDFGDSNTSTSQSPLHCYTTSGNYTIIFTVKSVDGCQNTVTITNYISVSPIPVADFSSSPQPTTILNPQIYFTDLSTGANSWNWSFGDVNQSASSLENPSFEYGSPDCFTVLLTVQNQQGCTDTISHPVCIDSDVTIYVPNAFTPNGDGNNEIFYPVCTGIDPAKFQMWIFDRWGNMIYSTTDYAKGWDGKVQGHSDISQEDTYVWKLVTTDMNGATHSLIGSVNLIK; this is encoded by the coding sequence ATGAAGAATAGATTTCTATTCGCATTCTTATTTGCATTTTCAGCTGTTGCTTTTGCGCAACATCAAAGTGCATATTCCACTTACATCATGGATACCGGCGATACGATGACCGTATCGAATAATCCAACGCCAGCAGCCAATAATAATAATCCGAATCAACCGCTCGCCTGCGCGTCAACAAACAATCTTATTCTTCCTTACAACACGAATAATGGCCAGCGCGGGATCATGTTCGATATTACTGCACTCTCTAACATTACCATCAATTGTTTCGATGTGAATATGGCCACCGGCACAACGAACGTCGAGATCTATTATAAAGTGGGAACACATGTTGGATTCACAACTACTCCCGGCGCATGGACACTCATCGGAAGCGCAAGCGTTGCCGGACTCGGAACAAACCTCGCTACTTACGTTCCGGTCAGTGTGAATGTGGCTGTCACCGCTGGGTGCACAGTCGCATTTTATATTACACGAACTACTGCCGGTGGGCCAATCGTCAATTATACCAATGGAACTGCAGTTGGATTTGTGTTCGCTTCGAATGCCGATCTCCAGGTGAAAGACGGAACAGGAAAAGATTATCCGTTCGCAGCAAGTTTTACTCCGCGACGTTTCAACGGAACGATCTATTACACGCTGAATTCTGCCGCTTCCGGCGGAACCATTACGGGACCCCTAACACTTTGCGCAGGTGCAACAGCATCGTATACTTATAATGGAAACGGCTGGACTTCTTTTGCATGGACAGTTCCCGCCGGTACCACCATCACTTCTGGACAGGGAACAGCGACTATCACCATTGTTGCCGGAAGCACACCCGGAAATATTTGCTGCACTCCATCGAGCGCTTGCGGCCCCGGTCCGCAAACCTGTATCGCTGTAACGCTTGCACCTTCGCCTACTTCCACTCAAACGTCAACGAATGTTTCGTGTAACGGCGGAAATAACGGAAGTGCCACCATAACGCCTAATCCTGCAGGCGCGTACACGTATGTGTGGAGTCCTAACGTTTCTGTCGCGCAAACCGCCTCTTCGCTTCCGGCAGGAACCTACACCGTGACCGCTTCCAACAGCGGAGGTTGTACTACAACACAAACCATCACTATCACGCAACCCACGCCTATTACAACAACGGCTTCACATGTGGACTTGCAGTGCAATAGTGTGAACAATGGTTCCGCAACTGTAAATCCTTCGGGAGGAGCCGGCGGCTATACTTATTCCTGGAGTCCTGCAGGTGGAAATTCCGCAACGGCGTCGAACCTTTCTGCACAAAACTATACCTGCACGATCACGGATGCCAGTGGTTGTGCTATAACACAAACCTTCACCATCACCTCTCCATCGGCCATGACGCTCACCACTTCCGCTACGCCTTCTGTTTGCGGAAGTCCGAACGGAACTGCAACCGTTAATGCCGCGGGGGGAGCCGGCGGCTATACTTATTCCTGGAGTCCGACGGGAGGAAATGGAGCAACTGCTTCCGGTTTGAACGGAGGCTCTTATGTTGTGACCGTAACGGATGCGAACGGATGTATATCAACAGCAACGGTGAATGTGGTCGGTGCGAGTACGCCAACTGTAACAGTCACCGCATCTGCGAATATTCTTTGTAATGGAAACAGCACCGGTTCTGCAACAGTTACACCTTCAGGTGGAAACGGGCCCTATACTTATTCGTGGTCTCCTTCCGGCGGAACCAATGCAACTGCAAATAATCTTTCGGCAGGAAGTTATACCTGCACGCTCACTGATGCGAATGGATGCACGTCAACAGATTCGGTTACGCTCACCGAACCGCCCTTACTTACTGCATCACTCACTTCGGTAGATATTTTATGCAATGGGGGAAATTCAGGAAGTGCAACCGTTACTGCAGCCGGAGGAAATCCCGCCTATATTTATTCGTGGTCACCTTCGGGAGGAAATGCAGCGAGTGCAAATAATCTCAGCGCGCAGTCTTACACGTGCACGCTCACGGATGCGAATGGATGCAGCACCACTTCATCAGTCACCATCACTGAGCCAACTGCATTGACAACAACTGCATCGCAGATCGATGAGTTGTGCAGCGGTGGAAATACCGGATCGGCAACTGTTAATCCTTCCGGTGGTGTTCCCGGTTACATTTATTCCTGGTCTCCTTCCGGTGGAAATGCGGCAACTGCTCCTAATCTCACTGCGCAATCGTACACGTGTACCATCACGGATGCGAATGGTTGTATTATAACACAAACCTTCACCATTACTGCGCCGGCCACTGTAGTTGCTTCTTCCGGTGCCTTGACCAATGTTTTCTGCAACGGACAATCGACAGGAGTGATCAATGTAAACCAGGCCGGCGGAGTAGGGCCTTACAGTTACACCTGGACTCCAAACGTTTCTGCTTCTAACAGCGCATCCAATATTGCTGCAGGATCTTACCAGGTAATGGTCACAGACGCGAACGGATGTTCATCCACGGTTACGATCGTGATCACTGAACCACCGGTTCTCACTGTACAAACTACTGTTGCGCCGACGGCAATTTGCAGCGGACAAAACGCTGTACTCACGGCGAATTCCGGAGGTGGAGTTCCTGCTTACACTGTGAATTGGTCACCGGGGAATCTCAGCGGATCTTCGCAGAATATTACCCCGGCAACAACAACAACTTATACTGCAGTAGTGACCGATGCGAATGGATGCACCGCCTCCAACTCAGTGACAATAACAGTGAATCCTGTTCCTGTTGCGAATTTCACTTCGGATGTTGTTGCAGGATGTGTTCCTGTTTGTGTGAATTTTTCCGATCAGTCAACTATAGCGAATCCGGGAGTAATCTCTGCATGGACATGGGATTTTGGTGACAGCAACACTTCTACTTCACAAAGCCCATTACATTGTTATACAACCTCAGGAAATTACACGATCATTTTCACTGTGAAATCTGTGGATGGGTGCCAGAATACAGTAACAATAACAAATTATATTTCTGTTTCTCCTATACCGGTTGCTGACTTCAGTTCTTCTCCACAACCCACGACGATCCTGAATCCGCAGATTTATTTCACCGATCTTTCGACCGGTGCAAATTCATGGAACTGGAGTTTCGGTGATGTGAATCAATCCGCTTCTTCACTGGAGAATCCATCTTTCGAATACGGATCACCGGATTGTTTCACAGTGCTGCTCACCGTCCAGAACCAGCAGGGATGTACGGACACGATCTCACATCCGGTTTGTATCGATTCGGATGTGACCATTTATGTTCCGAATGCATTCACACCGAACGGCGACGGAAACAATGAAATTTTCTATCCTGTTTGTACCGGCATTGATCCCGCAAAATTCCAGATGTGGATCTTCGATCGCTGGGGAAACATGATCTACTCGACCACAGATTACGCAAAAGGTTGGGACGGAAAAGTACAAGGTCATAGTGACATCAGCCAGGAAGATACTTATGTGTGGAAGCTGGTGACAACCGATATGAATGGAGCAACTCATTCGCTCATCGGTTCGGTGAACCTGATCAAGTGA
- a CDS encoding gliding motility-associated C-terminal domain-containing protein: MSEDFQSGGGNFTLNGNGPGSNFGNNQWIVNNQYSGAPTYHNTMSEDSTYSGTISFAPYSQNLHIHDAPSGITNCNYDPISNSDRFAYMTNGMCTMGMDSVHFSFFYLCEGSATAYGEVYYSVNNGPWTQIGLSQYGNRYKWQYEDITNPAFADVGNLRFGFRWVNTMGPSADSVSFAIDDINIAATYNNNVTLTVDSVSPNPVCQGGILFIYWHLSDTLCDGTYSIDLSGPTGIFNTTNAWVTSIFYPQTSGVFAIILPSSSGPGNCYKIRIRRTSPTPIFTGIASACFSIVSCPNVITTLQPVVTFDTNAVCVGSAIDVPFYSTGIYNAANIYTAQLSDSNGVFAAAPPIVGTFANSATYDPMLGSPPGSVSGLVPNVPAGCGYYIRVVSSNPAVIGAPWGPFCIGHCDITTNNHQDLHFCVTDCAIDPAGADSIIDVTVHTYNTTAVYNPGNIFETQLLSSMTFAQIGANGILGSVAATGDTTLDVHVPCKDSLPIVGIPVGMNYMRVVATSSTVPDNSLGSLIRVTIGAPHSNGETITSYDFTTFTPRDTFCVGDIVALFFSPYNYSDNSTYMWSCNGINGGVPFVSPSGANSNSLYVSLGGPGILTFQVQETSFGCAGPWSPIHTIVVIGNPSTAIIGPHFVCQGDTNTYTTLFNNNTYYSWTTNGGVVVDTANNVIDMTYPNTGSYNITITAINQCAIASSTFAITVNPYPTANAGNDTVLCSSGPVTLSTPTGVGYSYSWTSGATIIGSAHNITVTPTVTTTYVVEVIVVGGCTSYDTVTVFVNTINDSTSTSVSSCIVNDGTATVYPTNGDAPFTYLWSDGQTTQTATGLSSGVYTCLVTDASGCSVLSQVIVGSVSTLNPDAGIFTTINLGQSTQLNGTGGGNYSWAPAGGLSCTTCANPVASPTVTTTYTMTVTDSLGCTATDTVTVFVDILCGEVFIPNAFSPNGDGQNDILYVRGACIKTMDFSIYNRWGERVFHSTDPAYGWDGVWRGVPCENAVFTYVIRGSLLDGTQIDKKGNVSLVK; encoded by the coding sequence TTGTCAGAAGATTTTCAATCCGGCGGCGGCAATTTTACTTTGAATGGAAATGGCCCGGGATCGAATTTCGGCAACAATCAATGGATCGTTAACAACCAGTATTCCGGCGCGCCCACGTATCACAATACGATGAGCGAGGACAGCACTTACAGCGGAACAATTTCATTTGCTCCTTACAGCCAGAATCTTCACATCCATGATGCTCCTTCCGGAATTACCAATTGCAATTATGATCCGATCAGTAATTCCGATCGCTTTGCTTACATGACGAATGGCATGTGTACGATGGGAATGGATTCTGTTCATTTCAGTTTTTTCTATTTGTGTGAAGGTTCCGCTACTGCTTACGGTGAAGTTTATTACAGTGTAAATAACGGGCCGTGGACACAGATAGGATTGAGCCAGTACGGTAACAGATACAAATGGCAATATGAAGATATCACTAATCCTGCCTTCGCAGATGTTGGTAATCTTCGTTTTGGTTTCCGCTGGGTAAATACAATGGGGCCATCTGCCGATTCTGTTTCATTTGCGATCGATGATATTAATATTGCGGCTACTTACAATAACAACGTAACACTTACGGTCGATAGTGTTTCTCCGAATCCCGTTTGCCAGGGAGGAATACTTTTTATCTATTGGCATCTTTCAGACACGTTGTGCGATGGAACTTATTCCATCGATCTTTCGGGCCCCACTGGAATTTTTAATACCACCAATGCGTGGGTGACCAGTATTTTTTATCCGCAAACAAGCGGCGTTTTTGCAATCATACTTCCCAGTTCGTCAGGGCCGGGAAATTGTTATAAGATCCGAATAAGACGAACGTCGCCAACGCCGATTTTTACGGGAATAGCATCGGCGTGTTTTTCCATTGTCAGTTGTCCGAATGTGATCACCACTTTACAACCTGTGGTCACGTTTGACACGAATGCGGTGTGCGTAGGAAGTGCAATTGATGTTCCTTTCTATTCAACAGGAATTTATAATGCTGCTAATATTTATACTGCACAACTCTCGGATTCCAACGGAGTTTTTGCTGCAGCTCCTCCTATTGTCGGAACATTTGCTAATTCGGCTACCTATGATCCAATGCTGGGTTCTCCCCCTGGTTCTGTAAGCGGATTAGTGCCGAATGTTCCTGCGGGTTGCGGCTATTATATCCGTGTTGTTTCTTCCAATCCTGCAGTCATTGGTGCACCCTGGGGGCCTTTCTGTATCGGGCATTGTGATATCACTACGAATAATCATCAGGATCTTCATTTCTGCGTTACAGATTGCGCAATAGATCCTGCTGGTGCGGATTCAATTATTGATGTGACGGTGCATACCTATAACACAACGGCCGTTTACAATCCCGGAAATATTTTCGAAACGCAATTATTAAGTAGCATGACTTTCGCGCAGATCGGTGCCAATGGAATTTTAGGATCAGTTGCAGCTACTGGTGATACAACACTTGATGTTCATGTTCCGTGTAAGGATAGTTTACCGATCGTCGGAATTCCAGTTGGAATGAATTACATGCGTGTTGTTGCTACCAGTTCTACTGTTCCCGATAATTCATTGGGAAGTTTGATCAGGGTAACCATAGGTGCGCCTCATTCAAATGGTGAGACGATCACATCGTATGATTTCACGACCTTCACTCCGCGTGATACATTCTGCGTGGGAGATATTGTTGCGCTGTTTTTCTCCCCATATAATTATTCTGATAATTCCACTTACATGTGGTCTTGTAATGGAATAAATGGTGGAGTGCCATTTGTATCGCCATCCGGCGCCAACTCAAATTCGCTCTATGTGAGTCTCGGTGGTCCAGGCATTCTTACCTTCCAGGTTCAGGAAACAAGTTTCGGATGTGCGGGACCGTGGTCTCCTATTCATACAATAGTGGTGATCGGAAACCCGAGTACAGCGATCATAGGTCCGCATTTTGTTTGCCAGGGCGATACAAATACGTATACCACGTTGTTTAACAACAATACTTATTACAGCTGGACCACCAATGGCGGAGTTGTTGTCGACACAGCAAACAATGTGATCGATATGACGTATCCGAATACGGGTTCTTACAATATAACTATAACAGCAATAAATCAGTGTGCAATTGCATCATCTACGTTTGCTATTACAGTTAACCCATATCCAACTGCAAATGCAGGAAACGATACCGTGTTGTGCAGTAGTGGCCCGGTCACACTCAGTACACCGACAGGAGTAGGGTACAGCTACTCGTGGACAAGCGGCGCAACTATTATCGGTTCGGCTCACAACATTACTGTTACTCCAACTGTCACTACTACTTATGTAGTAGAGGTCATTGTTGTTGGTGGTTGTACCAGTTATGATACGGTCACAGTTTTTGTGAATACGATCAATGATAGTACTTCTACTTCCGTGTCAAGTTGCATTGTCAATGATGGAACTGCAACGGTGTACCCAACCAACGGAGATGCACCTTTTACTTATTTGTGGAGCGACGGACAAACAACTCAAACAGCAACTGGTCTCTCTTCCGGAGTTTATACTTGTCTCGTTACTGATGCATCAGGTTGTTCGGTGCTCTCGCAGGTTATTGTAGGAAGTGTGAGTACACTCAACCCGGATGCGGGAATTTTTACAACGATCAACCTCGGACAATCCACGCAATTGAACGGAACCGGTGGAGGAAATTATAGTTGGGCTCCGGCAGGAGGATTGAGTTGCACTACTTGTGCGAACCCGGTTGCATCACCAACGGTAACTACAACTTACACAATGACCGTTACCGATTCACTTGGTTGCACAGCCACAGACACGGTTACGGTTTTTGTTGACATACTCTGCGGTGAAGTATTTATTCCGAATGCATTCTCACCGAATGGCGACGGACAGAACGATATTCTGTATGTGCGTGGCGCTTGTATTAAGACAATGGATTTCTCGATCTACAATCGCTGGGGTGAACGTGTTTTCCACAGTACAGATCCGGCTTACGGATGGGATGGAGTGTGGCGTGGAGTTCCGTGTGAGAATGCTGTATTCACCTACGTGATCAGGGGATCATTGTTAGACGGGACACAAATTGACAAAAAAGGAAATGTCTCCCTGGTAAAATAA